The genomic stretch GAAGGGATTAGGTGAGAGCCAGCAACAGCTGCCTCGGTGTCCCTGTGAGAGTGTTACAGGTTCAGAGCCGGTATCCACTGCCTGATATTCCTGGTGGATCCAGGCAGCAAAAGCCAACACATTGAGAGCTCTGCTCTGGACAATGTCTATGTGCTTGAGGGTTTCTTCTAATGGTCAAAGGTCAAGGGAAACGCTAGACACCAGGATTCCAGGACTGTGAGCAAGCAGCCTTAATAGGACATGTCCCCAACCAGGTGCTGCTTGCAACACCGCTGTTGCTATGAAGATATACAACGTTATGGATGTAACACAAAATATCTGAGCTACAACTACACCATCAACGGGCCCAATATCAACTGTTATGGTAAGAAAGACCCTGAGATGCCAGCAAGCTTCCTTCGCATCTTTGTTGATCACATGCATACTGGGGACTTTACTGGTGCAGGAGGGGAATCTATTAAGAACCTCACAGTCAAGtaggaagcaaagaaaatggcGAAGAGGGGGGTGAAGACTTCAATTAGGAAAGCAGAAAAATCCTTCAGCCAGTCTGATGCTTGAGGTGGATCCTGCAAGCAGTGGCGTCTAAGCTGAGTCCTAAAAGACTCCTAGAGTCAATGAAGCACACATCtgctaaaacagaaaacacacagccGTCCCCAAAACAGGGCCCAGTATAGCCAATGGGTCAAAGAGGTCTCCTGGCCACTCTGTGCTGTCCAGTGGACATGTGAGGAGGAGTCTGAGCTGTGTAAACACAAGGGCAAGCCAGGTGTTCTTTGCCATTGTCTTGAGGTTTGTGTGCTCCATCAACAGGGGCCTATTATTTAGCAAAGCAGCAAGAAGCACATTTGCAAAAGGAGGACTTGCCCTGGCTGCAGAAGGTATTGACAGCATGGAGAGGGACACTTGTATAAAACAGGCACAGTCAGGATGGAATGATCTCACCCTGGGAGATTTCCAGAGAAGTGTGCTGATGGATCTGTGCAACTTCTACAGCACAGGATCAGCCCTGCTCCTCAGCTCCCACATGTTGCCAGCATCTGTGCTTATGTTATAAGACTCACTAAAGGTCCAAGAATGCTGGCCTCTGGTGACAGATGGCCTTCAGCTCTAAAGATGAGAGGGAAAATGAGCACATCCCAGAAGCCCCTGTTGAGTTCCTCTTTTTGCACTTCAGTCAGAATAAAGCTGCCTGTTAACTAAGGACAAATCTCAGCCAAGGTAAATGTTGGATCATACAGCCTTTTAGCCTTTTCTATCCATCCTAAGGCCACTGAGGCTGGGGATTACTAACAGAAGCAGGCCTGCGAGCAAGGAGGTAGGCCAGCAGTGTATCTCAGCTTGCAGAGTGATAGCCTACCACGCCTGAGGGCCTGAGGGCCTGAGGGCCTGAGGGCCTCAGGtccatccccagccctgtagGAATTGAGCAAGATTGATCATGTCTAGAATCCCAGACCTTATGATGTGGAGGCAGGACAGCCTctgctacatgagacactgtttttaacatgaaaagaaaaagaaaaaaaaaaagatggtagcTAAGAAGCGAGGCAAACCTGTAGGAGTCCCATGGGTTGTTACTATGTGTCCCCTTCAGATGGAGTCTTTCTGACAGTCCTAGTTATTTTCTTGGAACAGAAAATTTCTGACAAGCAGCCATGGGATACGAACAACTTGAGCTCAATGTCTGTTTTTGCCTAGTTCCAGTATTTCGCACCGGCTGTCAAACACAGCTGTGTAAGTGTGATAGAATCGCCGCTGAATGTTTTGCCCGCAACATGAAAACCTACAAACCTGAATACCTTAACTACAAGGAGGAGTTTTGCAATGGAATGACCCCCAAGTGCTGCGACATCTGCTTTTTTTGACCTCTGGACACAGGCCTTTTTTAACACCTCTCCACGTAACCAAGTCTCCAGGTGATAAAGAAACACCCTCTCCCACTCTAAAAGCAAGGTGGCGCTCTTCTGTCCTCACCCAGAATGAGGCACCAAAGCGGTGCATCAGGATGATCCTTTCCCACCACCCCACTAGCAACTCATTTCCTCACTTCCACCTCCCCCATCACAGCAAATTTCCTCCCACTACCTAAGAGAGTCCCGGGGCTCTCACAAATAAAGTCATGCATCAACAACCATGTGCCTCTTCTCTTATCTCAAAAAGAGTCGCTGATAGAAAGCATGCATAATACGAGTACCTGCCTTgaggctggcatggtggctcagtgCTTACCACAAACACATGAGTACATGTGTTCGACCTTCAGAACCCATGAATATAAAGCACACACCTCTTCACAATCCTGCAGATGGGAAGACAAAAACAGGTGACTCTCTGGGGGTCAGTGCCAGGCTAGCTGAATCAGCAAGTTCCAGCCCAGTGAGGGAACCTGAAAAACAAGGTAGACTATGTCTCAGAAATGACATCTGAACTTGAGCTGTGGCCTccctatacacatgcacacacttgcatgtatgcataggcacacacaaacatagatgtgcacacacatgaacaactTCCAAGTCCGTATAGTGGGGTCCCACTCCCAGTACCGACAGCCTTAAGCCTTGGTGCTCATATTGAAATGGAGATGCCCCTCAGAGCCTCTTGAAAGGCTTGTCTGAGAATCAATAGGGGCAAGAGATGTCTGTCAAGCAGTGTCCATCCAGCCTACAGCTGCCATCTCTGTTAAAGGCAGACCTCTCTTTCCCTGTCCTCAGGCCAGAGCCAACTCTCCTGGCCTATTAAGGGATCTGGAAGCTGTCAGGATAAAGTGGGGTTGCTTCTATCCAGGCTTAGCCACACTGAactcaaagaaaacagagaatgtAGAGGATGGTACCCTGTGCTCCTATGCCTAATGCAGACCTACTACCAGAGGACTGATGGAGCCATGGTGTGTGCAAAGCTGGCCACCCAGCACCAATAGATCCTGTGACAGGCACACATGGTAAAACTAGATGCTTTGCAGAGATGCTAAAAATGCCCTGACAGCTCAGAGGATCATCTATGCCTGTGACAGCAATCAGAAACCAGAGAATTCATCTGCTGGTTCTTAGTACAGGTcatggggtgggtggaggacCCACAGGTAAAGGCTTTTGATTGTCTGGCTTCGTTGACTCCAGCTGCCTATTTTGAATCTGTTAACTTTTTCACTAATATTAAGATAAAGACAGGCTGCAAtcacaaacaaaaagggaaaaatgtcAACTCCAAGATAAGAATTTTACTTTTGACATTTTGGCCAAAGGAAAATGATAGTTTTAGTTCCTCCCACCACCAAATTCTGATTTTGAAACTTATAGCAAATTTTTTGAATCTCTGGCTTTCTAAGGTGTCCTTCACATAAATGAGAAGTCTGGATTCAAGAACTGAAATGAGGAACTTCAAGAAATTGTTCTGGTTgaccaaatgttcttgttgtgtgctggagcatcttctgggtatattccaaagagtggaagaGTTGGttcttgaggaagacctattcccacttttctgagatagtgtcagatagatttccaaagtggctgtactagtttgcattcccaccagcaatgaaggagtgttcctctctccccacatcctcgccagcatgtggtgacacttgaatttttgatcttagccattatgacaggtgtaagatggactctcagagttgttttgatttgcacttccatGATgaataaggaggttgagcatttctttaagtgtttcacagccatttgatattcctctgttgagaattctctgtgcagttccaaggcccatttctcaattgggttatttggtttggtggtgtttaatttcttgagttctttatatattttggatattagacctttgtcagatgtagggttggtaaaaatcttttcccaatctgtaggctgtcgctttgctctgttgacagtgtgtcctgccttacagaagcttctcagcctcatgaggtcccattcattaagtgttgacattaaggcctgggctgttggtattctgttcaggaagttgtctcctgtgcccatgtgttccaggctcttcctcaatttttcttctaactgatttagtttctctgttttatattgaggtctttgatccacttggacttcagttttgtgcatggtgacaaataggggtccaattgcattttgttacacgtagacatccagttagaccagcaccatttgttgaagatgttatcctttttccattgaatagattttactcaaccatgttcatagcagcctaattcataatagccagaacatggaaacaatctaagtgtccctcagtagaagaatggataatggtacatttacactatggaatactactcagctattaaaaacaaggaatttccaaactttgtggacaaatggattgaactagaaatgatcataatgagtgagttaaccccagaagcagaaagagttaaatggtatatactcacttatacctggatactagcccaagaggcatgacCCATGACAGTCATCaattaccaggaaagtaggacagaggagaggacatccattgggactctaggtgagagaagcatggaagaatggggaagtagaaggatccagagggtcctagaaacctacaagaagaacattatgacaggcagatctgtgcccAGGAGTCCTACTCAAAcaatggcaccagacaaggacaattgctgcaataaacttcaaactcctacccagatctagccaatggacagagcattcttcacagttgagtcgagagtgggctctgactttcacacaaactctggtgccccaaatttgaccatgtcccctggatggggaggcctggtggcactcacaggaaggatagcagggtaccaataagagacttgataacctatgagcatatacagggggaggaggccccttcagtcacagtcatagggaagggaagtaaggggaaaatgggagggagggaggaaagcgtggatgcaagagatgggataacatttgagaagtaatataaataaattaataaaatatatttttaaaatttaattaaaattttaaaaaagaagttgttCTGCCCTTTAAACCACCTGACGCTAGAGTCTGAGCCTTGTGCAATAAAAAGATCTCTATCTGGCATGAAAAGAAtgagtctctcacacacacacacacacacacacacacacacacacacacacactttcaaaacTCACTCCCAAAATGTGGCTTGCACTAATTGAAAAGTCAAGTAAACAAtctaagtaaaaaataaaagagggaagaATGTAGAAATGCAGGGTTGTCGGCAGGTGAGCAAGATAGCTTAGAGGTAACAAATCTTATTAAACCCTCCTGCCATGCAGAGCTTGATCCCCGGAACCCCATGGTTGAAGAGGACAAAGGCGACCTCTGACCCACACATGCGTGCAGTAACAGGCACCTCTGTGTTCACATTCACAtgtaaaatgtatacatacaaatgcaTGTACAATacatgaaaatagtttttaaaagacaatttattattattactattattattgttggtgttgttggtggtattattattattattattattattattattattattattattattattattaccaccacTATCTCCTCAGGTGCACATTAACATGGAGCATCAGAGAGTTCACTCTCAAACCCATTCAGGACTGAGCAGGCTCCACGGAAGTACGTGTGCTTTAGCAGCAGCACTTATGGGAAGAGCTTTTCTAAGAAATTGGTCCACGAACACAATACAGATacagtattttgtgtgtgtgttcctaagggcacgcatgtgtgtatggatatatgcacatgtagaagccagaatCTGAGACTTTCGGTCACTCTCCAGCTTATTTCTGAGACTGAGTCTTtcaggaacctggagctcactgaactGCAGCTTGATTAGCCAGATCTCCCCAAAATCCGCCGGTGCCTGCCTATCTCCACACTGGGAATATATATTTGTACTTTTGGcacccagcatttacatgggCTCTGAGTATCTCAGGTCTTGGAACTTGTACAGAATGTCATTTCCCCAACACAGAATCAAGATCTGTCTATTTGTGTTTAGCTATGTCCACATATATGCCTGTTACATGTCGGGCCTACATAGTAACATCATGATCTTCTAGTCAGCTCATAGGTGAGTGATCATTCACTAGATTGGGACTATGTGGAGCAAAGTAATTATCACGATGCTTTTATCTCACATGACCTTAGCACATTACCGGCAAATAAGAAGGCTTTAGATAGTTTGGTACAACAAAAGCATAGCCATCTTAGCAATTGTCAGCAGGTATGTTTGCCTGGGTTTGCTGACAGAAATGTTCACACTTGTCTGTTAGATATTTAAGGACGTCAGCATATAAGGTGGCGCTAATGCAGCATCTGAGCCTTCCTGTGTGCCAAGTCTAGCATTTAACTTTTCATGCCTTTCCTTGACCTCTGAATAACAGTGGATAAGAATACTTATCTATTTCTCACATATtcgggtgcctcacatttgaccatatcccctggagggtgagacctggtggcactcagaggaaggacagtaggttgccaagaagagacttgataccctatgagaatatacagggggaggaaatccccctcaggaacagtcataggggagggtaataatgggaaaatggggagagggaagcatgggaggatacaagggatgggataaacattgagatgtaacaagaataaattaattttaaaaaaggaaaaaaataaaaatacttctaaggggcaagaaaaaaaaagaatacttgtctactctctctgtttcaaaaaacataGCCTAGGAATAactgttaaaaatttaaaagttagtcAAAtttttaatccgagcactcaagtggcagaggcatgtggatctctttgagttcgaggccaacctggtaaacagagtgagtccaggacagccagtgtgacagagaaaccctgtgtcagggTGGAGTTAGGGAGAATCATCCTCACTGTGTCATCTGGACACAATTTAGACTCACACTGGAAGCAGGGCCTCTGGGCTTGTCTGTGTAGattattgttttgttgtggtggtggtggtggtggtggctataggtttttgagaaagagtttctctgtgtaacaccaatagctgtcctgggctcactcagTAGACTACGTAATGACATGCTATGCAAAGAGCTCACTCACAGGAGACTCCTTTACAAATAGAAATGTGTTCTGTAGTGAGCTGCTTTCATGAAAAGGAATGTGTGCTTTTCTGATCTCTTTCTCATTTGCCacttcacaaaagaaaagaaattccatgTTCTAGAAACTGGAGAGACAAAGATGGATGCAGTTCTCAGACCTCAGAAGACTAGTTACTCTGTGCAGGTGGCAACAGTTAACATGCAAATTCACGCCTCATAGAGAACACGTGTCTGCTTCCCAGAAGTGGACCAGCACATCCAGTCCTTCCTGACTCTCAAACTTTGGATCTGCTACAGTGACTAAGAACACTTCCCTTTGCTTTGCAAAATAACCATAACTGCTGAATTGCACTGTGATTTAAGCTGCCATGGTTGACACaaatttcttcccttcttctctgaaCAGGGGACAagtatcattaatattttaaataattagctGTTTCTTATTTATGCCATGTGTGTAAAAGTGTAAAACACAGATGGCAGGTTTGTTCTTGAGAAAAGCTTTTGATCATCCAAGGTATTCAGTTGTCCCTCTGTTgtgtaacttaaaaacaaacaaacaaacaaatacaaaaagaggATGAAGGGTGAAAGAAGAGGAAACACCCAAACAACCCAGCTTCTTTGCTCCTCACAGCATGTCTCCTATGCTGGGCTCCATCTACTGGGCTCTGCACATCCCTGCAGCTGGGGTGAGGAGTGTAAATTCTCTTCCAGGAGTCCCTGAGACTCTCCAAAGGCACAAAACATATCTTGTCTCCTTCCAGTAATTTCTAGTGCCTGGAGGCAGGACTGGGTGCAAAACCAATGGCTGAGGGACTTCTGCAACTAAAGGCTTGACTAGGCTTTTTCAGATGCCAGCCAGAAAAAGGACCAAAGCTTAAACCCTAGGTTCACAAACTGTGGGTGTGACCCCTCTGAGatttgaatgaccttttcacagggggcACAtgtcagatagcctgcatatccAGTGTTGACATTACtattcacagcagcagaaaattctaattatgaagtagcaataaaaataattttgtgtttggagGTGCCACCACGAATGGACTGtactaaagggtctcagcattaggaaccTTGAGAACCACTTATTGGGAGGCCTTTGTGAAGGCTCTCTGTCCTTAGGCATTGCTCTTGTGTGCTCTGCCTCAGCATCAGAATCACATGGATTGCTGAGACTGTGATTAAACAGGACGTTCTGCTAAGTGTACACTCAAATGTCTTCAGACTTTCATAGAAAGTACACTGTGGCCTTCAGGTTGAGATTACAGTTTTTCCCATGAAAATGTCAGTATTATCTCCTGAGAGTgaccttctgctttgttttcccatGCCTGAGATGTGTATAAATTGAACTGATGGATGAAGTTAAGGGGTCCTGCGATATTGACTGACGGCACTCTGAACGTATCCTGTGTTTCTGGATATGTCTTGCCTCCGTTTCTtatctgttcttttatttctcaatccTCAGTCCTTGATCTAGCATCTCTTTGATGCACTTTGGCAAGTGCTGAACAACAGAGAACTTACCAGTAGACCCAGAGGTAAAAGAATGCTTGTAGATTTGGGGATAAGATGTTCTTCATAATCAATTTGCGTTAGCTACAGATGAGAGACCTGGCTTGACCTACAAGCCCCTTAATCCCAGGATGCTGAAGCCTGCAGGCTGcctgtctgaggccagcctgtcacACAAAGTGATCTCTCCTTTTAcaggggaaatagaagaaaagaagggagggaagaggaagcgATAAGGGGAAGGGGAAAGCCTTTGGATGGAAGTGTTGGGTTAGGAGCTATAGTCCCACAGATGGAGCCACACCTGAGCAGCTGATACAGCCTGGAGGAGATAACAGGTGACCCCTCTGTGACCATCCACCATGGGCTAATCTTCCCCTGCACAGATGGACTGGTTAAAAACTGGTACTCTGTGCTAACTACATTGAATGGTATCAACCTCtgctctctgaaaccataagaAGAAACCCCTTgataactagctatccttcctctgagtgccaccaggtctccccatctgggggacatggtcagaaaaggggcaccagagttcgtgtgagagtcagagcatatatagggggaggaggtctccctcggtcacggacataggggaggggagaatgggagaaatgggagggagggaagaatgggaggaaacaggggaagggctaacaatcaagatgtaatatgaataaattaataaaaaaaagatgaaaaaaaaaaaggagaaacccCACTTTGCCTTGTGGAACCAAACACTCTAAAATTCCTGCCATGCTGTCTGTAGCATTAAATAGCTTCTAGTAAATCTGCTGCCTGGATAAGCAGTCTggggctgccaagatggctcatGGGTAATGGTACTTTCTCTAAGCGTGACTACTACCTGGGTTAGAGCCCAGGGATCCCCAGATAGGAGAACTTATTGCCTAAGCTACACATCAAAATAATTCAAATGTTTTTAAGGGTCTGCTGTCTCAGTGTCCCTCTTAAACCTGAGGTCTTTCAGTGTGAACCATAAGGAAAAGCAACTGTTGTGTGTGGGCCTGCTGGAATTGACAGTTCAGAGTTCATAAGGAGACAGGGTTTAGTGGACCTCAAGGTCAGCCGGAAAAGGACTGAAGTCAAAATTGTCAACATACTCACAGAAGCAGGAAACGTTAGAATTTTTTTCTGCACAGTTCTCTGGGGATcatctctcccctctttccctgTCCTCCGGCCATTAGAATCACATTTAAGATGCCCATAGAGACTTTTTTCTAATCTTTTCcctaatatggaaaaaaaacaggATGCTATTTGTtgtgccctgttttgtttttcatgacagggtttctctgtgtagccttgcctgtcctggactcactcggtagaccaggatggcctcgaaatCATATAGATCCTCTAGCTTCTGCCTcaggaatgctgggaataaaggtgtgtgccactatgcacAACTTCCATACGCTGTTTAAATAGTACTAATTTTGCCATTTACATAGACACTTACTCATCATTTTTGTTTACAAgattggtggcactcagaggaaggatagcaggctaccaagaagagacttgataccctatgagcatgtacggggggaggaagtccccctcagtcactgtcataggggaggggagtaagcaggaaatgggagggagggaggaatgggaggatacaagggatgggatagccattgagatgtaatatgaataaattaatttttaaaaaacaagattggAATTTTTCCATCCATGAGCTGCCTGACTTTCATTCtccctcttgtttttgtttgtttgtttgtttgtttgtgtttttccttttttattattaatttattcgaattacatcttagttgttaccccatcccttgtatcctcccattcctccctccctcctgcttccccccccattaccctcccctatgtctttattatgtttagatacgtgccttgtattcccgctctctctagaactttaaacataaatgggtgttggattttgtcaaatgctttttctgcatctaaagagatgatcatgtggtttttctctttcagtttgtttatatggtggattacattgatggatttccatatgttaaaccatccctgcacgcctggaatgaagcctacctggtcatggtgaatgatgtctttgatatgctgctGTGCTcgctttgtgagaattttgttgagtatttttgcatcaatgttcataagagaaattggtctgaaattctctttttttgttggatctttgtgaggtttaagtatcaatgtgactgtggcctaatagaagaaatttggtaatattctgtccatttctatcttttggaatagcttgaatagtatcggtattagctcctctttgaaggtctggtagaattctgcactgaaaccatctggccctgggctttttttggttgggagactattaatggttgcttctatttctataggtgaaatagggctatttaatttgtttatctggacttggttcaatttcagcaaatggaatcagtcaagaaatttgtccatttccgttaaattttcgaattttgtggcataaatgcctttaaagtaggttcttatgattctttgtatttcttcagtgtctgttgttatgtctcccttttcatttctgattttgttaatttggatagtgtttctctgtcttttagttagattggctaacggtttgtctatcttgttaattttctcaaagaaccagctcttggttttgttgattctttggattgttctctttgtttctaatttattgatttcagccctgagtttgattatttctaggcatctactcctcttgggtgtttctgcttcttttttttctagagcttccagatgtgttgttaggttgtttatgtgggatgattcctttttctttttgaaggcgcttagtgctatgaattttcctcttagcactgctttcaatgtgtcccacaaatttgagtatgttgttccatcattttcattgaatttcaagaaatcttttatttcttcccttatttcttccgtgacccatgtgtcattaagtagaaagttgtttagtttccacgtgttagtatgctttttgttatttctgttgttgttgaagtccagccttagaccatggtgatctgataagatacaaggtattatttcaatcttcttgtgtatctattgaggttttcttcatgaccaactatgtgatcaattttagagaacgttccatggggtgctgagaaaaaggtataattctttgcatttgggtggaaagttctgtagatatctgttagatacatttgattcatgacattggttaatgaggttatttcccagcttattttttgattcaaagacctatccttgagtgaaagaggggtgttgaagtctcccactattattgtgtgggtaccaatgagtggggcaagctttgttaataactcttttacaaatgtgggagcccctgtattcggagcatagatgttcaaaattgtgatgtctttttggttgactttacctttgacgagtacaaagtgaccatcctcatctcgtttgattaattttggttgaaagtctattttattagatattagaatggctaccccagcttgcttcttgtgaccatttgcttggaatatttttccccaaccttttactctgaggcaatgtctgtccttgtggttgaggtgtgtttcttgaatgcagaagaatgttgggtcatgtttattcatccattctgttagtctgtgtctttttattggagagttgagaccattgacgttgagagatattaatgaccagtgactggtaagtcccttcatttttggtatttgtaacagttgagattttatgaggttgtgattttgcaatggtatatttacctatttcctatgtagttttggttgtagtttgactagttggggtggagttttccttctaatagcttctgtaaagccggatttgtggctaggtactgtttgaatttgtttttgtcatgaaataacttgtcttctccatcaatggttattgataattttgctggatatagtagtcttgcctggtatctgtgttctcttagggtttgcagcacctctgtccaggcccttctggctttcatggtctctgctgagaagtcaggagtaattctgataggtttgccttcgtatgttacccggcctttttctcttgctgctttcaatattttttccttgttctgtatattttgtgttgttattattatgtggtgggaagattttcttttcaggtctattctatttggtgttctgtaggcttcttgtatgctcgtatgcatctctttcttcaaattgggaaaatttacCTCCactatttgattaaagatgtgttctgggctgtggagtcggctgtccagtctctcctgtatccctattattcgcaagtttcatcttttcatgtggtcttttagttcttgaatggtctgtgttaggaacttttcagatttagcatttccctgaatggttgtttccagttctgcgattgtatcttcaagttctgatattcgttcttcaatttcttgcaatctgttagataaggccacctctgagatgcttgctttcctctttgcagactcttgatcacgtttttcttctgtgtgttcctgcatcatagcttccatttctatcttcatgtcttgaactgttttaatgatttccatcatctggttatttatatttttctaaattcttcaagtgcctctttatatgactcttttagctcttcagccctcttgtt from Acomys russatus chromosome 29, mAcoRus1.1, whole genome shotgun sequence encodes the following:
- the LOC127211256 gene encoding phospholipase A2, membrane associated-like, with the protein product MKVLLLLAAMIVTFGPIQIQGILKEFNEMVTHLTARSATEFSNYGCHCGPVGKGTPRDGTDRCCLQHRCCYEDIQRYGCNTKYLSYNYTINGPNINCYVPVFRTGCQTQLCKCDRIAAECFARNMKTYKPEYLNYKEEFCNGMTPKCCDICFF